In Streptomyces sp. NBC_00569, a single genomic region encodes these proteins:
- a CDS encoding LuxR C-terminal-related transcriptional regulator — MDGVLWRNRAMLLFDRIPMPVAVCGPRGTIMLANAAMAAECDTTPGRLKGRDILHLFRPRDESQLHRIAEALRLRRRSRYQVSVTWETPDGALREGELTVDPVSDTVDRTPDLLVMLRVVGERPPAPDRPRATAGAAESRILELLAAGATTAQAARDTGLTTDGVNYHLRRLSRRWGATNRTELVARAYASGVLTPGVWPPRATAQGG; from the coding sequence ATGGACGGGGTACTGTGGCGCAACCGCGCGATGCTGCTCTTCGACCGGATCCCGATGCCCGTCGCCGTGTGCGGCCCACGTGGGACGATCATGCTGGCCAACGCGGCGATGGCCGCCGAGTGCGACACCACCCCCGGCCGTCTCAAGGGCCGGGACATCCTGCACCTGTTCCGCCCGCGGGACGAGTCGCAGCTCCACCGGATCGCCGAGGCACTGCGTCTGCGGCGGCGCTCCCGCTATCAGGTCTCGGTCACCTGGGAGACGCCCGACGGGGCGCTCCGGGAGGGCGAACTGACGGTGGATCCGGTCAGCGACACCGTCGACCGGACGCCGGATCTGCTCGTCATGCTGCGGGTCGTCGGCGAACGCCCGCCCGCGCCCGACCGGCCGCGGGCGACGGCAGGGGCGGCCGAGTCGCGGATCCTTGAGCTGCTCGCCGCCGGTGCCACCACGGCTCAGGCGGCCCGCGACACGGGCCTGACCACGGACGGCGTCAACTACCACCTGCGGCGCCTGTCCCGGCGGTGGGGTGCGACGAACCGTACGGAACTGGTCGCGCGCGCCTACGCGTCGGGCGTGCTGACGCCCGGGGTGTGGCCGCCGCGCGCCACGGCACAGGGCGGTTGA
- a CDS encoding ArsR/SmtB family transcription factor: protein MPAPAVWTALADPHRRAIVALLLERPRPVGEIVEACGLSQPSTSKHLRVLREAGLVDVEQEAQRRVYRLEPGPVAELDAWLAPYRSLWNDRLDALGRRLDAHAPEDDEPAKD from the coding sequence ATGCCCGCACCCGCCGTCTGGACCGCTCTCGCCGACCCGCACCGCCGCGCCATCGTCGCGTTGCTGCTCGAGCGTCCGCGGCCGGTCGGTGAGATCGTCGAGGCGTGCGGCCTGAGCCAGCCCAGCACCTCGAAGCACCTGCGCGTACTGCGCGAGGCGGGCCTGGTCGACGTCGAACAGGAGGCCCAGCGCCGCGTCTACCGGCTCGAACCCGGACCGGTCGCCGAGCTCGACGCCTGGCTCGCGCCCTACCGGAGCCTGTGGAACGACCGCCTCGACGCACTCGGGCGCCGCCTCGACGCCCACGCCCCCGAGGACGACGAACCAGCGAAGGACTGA
- a CDS encoding SRPBCC family protein produces the protein MTTPHPDRTGSYAPLDDGRPAVRFTRTYDHAIERVWRYVTDPAELAHWFPSQVEIELRAGGVIRFHGDPNMPESTGRVLAVDAPRHLSFSWGGDELRFDLEALDEGRTRFTLTNVLEVADTAARNAAGWEVCLDALDAADRGESYEGPHAGSLAPWKARYDAYVEAGLPSGAPVPGMDEA, from the coding sequence ATGACCACCCCGCACCCCGACCGCACCGGCAGCTACGCCCCGCTCGACGACGGCCGCCCCGCCGTCCGCTTCACCCGCACGTACGACCACGCGATCGAGCGGGTCTGGCGCTACGTCACCGACCCCGCCGAACTCGCGCACTGGTTCCCCTCCCAGGTCGAGATCGAGCTGCGCGCGGGCGGCGTGATCCGTTTCCACGGCGACCCGAACATGCCGGAGTCGACCGGCCGCGTCCTCGCCGTGGACGCGCCGCGCCACCTCTCCTTCAGCTGGGGCGGCGACGAGCTCCGCTTCGACCTGGAGGCGCTCGACGAGGGGCGCACCCGCTTCACCCTGACCAATGTCCTGGAGGTCGCCGACACCGCGGCCCGTAACGCCGCGGGCTGGGAGGTCTGCCTCGACGCCCTGGACGCGGCCGACCGCGGCGAGAGCTACGAAGGTCCGCACGCGGGGTCGCTCGCCCCGTGGAAGGCCCGTTACGACGCCTACGTCGAGGCCGGACTGCCTTCGGGCGCGCCGGTCCCGGGCATGGACGAGGCGTAA